The window AACCTGGATTTCGCCGTTGCCCGGGAACCACTGTTGAGCGATCGCCCGGCCCAGCGCCACCCGCACCACCGTGGTCAGTTCATAAGGATCGCTTTGCGTCGGCGCATGTTCCGCCAGCGTTTCAATGATGGTGCGCATATCACGGATCGACACCCGTTCCGCCAGCAGGTTTTGCAACACCTTGTGCAGCGTGGTCAGCGAAACCACGCCCGGCACGAAGTCTTCGGTCAGCTTCGGCATCTCCTGCGAGACGCGATCCAGCAGCTGTTGGGTTTCCTGGCGGCCAAACAGCTCGCTGGCGAATTGGCCAATCAGGTGATTGAGGTGCGTCGCCACCACGGTGCTGGCCTCCACCACGGTAAAGCCCTGGATCTGCGCCTGCTCGCGCAGCGCGCTGTCGATCCACACCGCTTCCAGCCCAAAGGCCGGATCGACGGTTTTATCTCCCGCCAGCTCACCCACCGCGTTGCCGGGGTTAATCGCCAGCCAGCGGCCCGGCTGCGCCTCACCGCTGCCGATTTCCACCCCTTTCATCAGGATGCGGTAGCTGGCGGGCGGCAACTCCAGGTTATCGCGGATGTGCACCACCGGCGGCAGATAGCCCATATCCTGAGCGAATTTCTTGCGGATGCCGCGGATACGCCCGAGCAGTTCGCCGTTTTGCTGGAAATCGACCATCGGGATCAGCCGGTAACCGACCTCCATGCCCAGCGGGTCCTCCAGCTGTACGTCGGACCAGCTGGCCTCCGCCGCCTGCGGATTTTCCTGTATTACCGGCGCTTCGGCCGCTTTCGGCGCCTGTTGTTCGCGGCCGCGCAGCCACCAGGCCAGCCCCAGCAAGGCGGCGGTAAACAGCAGGAACACCAGGTTCGGCATGCCCGGCACCAGGCCCAGCAACCCCAGCACGGCGGCGCTGAGCAGCATCACCCGCGGGTTGTTGAACAGCTGGCCGACCATCTGCTCGCCCACGTCCTGATCGGTCGCCACCCGGGTGACAATCACGCCTGCTGCGGTAGAAATCACCAACGCGGGGATCTGCGCCACCAGCCCGTCGCCGATGGTCAACAGCGTATAGCTTTCCGCCGCCGCCCCCAGCTCCATGCCGTGTTGGATCACACCCACCAACAGGCCGCCGACCACGTTCAGCACCATAATCATCAGGCCGGCGACCGCATCACCGCGCACGAACTTGCTGGCGCCGTCCATCGAGCCGTAGAAATCCGCTTCCTGCGTCACTTCGGCGCGGCGCTTTTTGGCCTCGTCTTCGCCGATCAGCCCGGCGTTGAGGTCGGCGTCGATCGCCATCTGCTTGCCCGGCATGCCGTCCAGCACGAAGCGCGCGCCCACTTCGGCGATGCGCCCGGCGCCCTTGGTGATCACCATAAAGTTGATCAACACCAAAATGATAAACACCACGATGCCGATGGCGAAGTTGCCGCCCACCAGGAAATGGCCGAAGGCTTCCACCACGCGGCCGGCCGCGGCCGAACCGGTATGCCCTTCCATCAGGATGATGCGCGTCGAGGCCACGTTGAGCGACAGCCGCAGCAGCGTGGAGAACAGCAGAATGGTCGGGAAAGCGGCGAATTCCAGCGTGCGCTGGGTGAACATCGCCACCAGCAGCACCATGATCGACAGTGCGATGTTGAAGGTGAACAGCAAATCGAGAACGAACGCCGGCAATGGCAACACCATCATCGACAGGATCATCAGGATCAGTATCGGGCCGGCCAGCACCTGCCACTGCGTATCTTTAAAATTGCCCGGCAAACGAAGCAGGGAGGCCAAATTAGCCATCAGAGTCACTCTCTCCAGCAAAATCCAGTGCTTCCGGCACCGGTAAACGTTCAGGTTTTTTCGGGATCAGGCCGCCTTCGCGCCGCCAGCGGCGCAGCTGATATACCCAAGCCAGCACCTCGGCGACCGCGGCATACAGCGTGGCCGGGATATGTTGTCCAATCTCGCTGTGTCGATACAGCGCGCGCGCCAGCGGCGGCGCCTCGAGCATCGGGATGCGGTGTTCAGCGCCCAGCTCGCGAATGCGCAGCGCAATTTCGCCGGCCCCCTTGGCCAGCACTTTCGGCGCGCTCATTTTCTTGTCGTTGTACTGCAGCGCCACGGCGTAGTGCGTCGGGTTGGTAACGATCACGTCGGCCTTCGGCACGTCGGCCATCATGCGCCGCCGGGCGATCGCCCGCTGCTGTTGGCGGATGCGCCCCTTAACGTGCGGATCCCCTTCCTGGTCCTTGAACTCGTCGCGGATATCCTGCTTGGTCATCTTCAGCTTCTTGAAGTGGCTCCACAGCTGATAAAACACGTCGAACGCCACCATTGGCGTCAGCCCCAGCACCACCAACAGGCCGCAAAAAATAATCATCTGCAGCGCATTGCCCAACGCGTCAAGCGGCTGTTGCGTCACCAGGTGCAGCATCGCCGCCCAGTTGTGCCACAGATACAAACCGGTAATCCACCCCACCAGCGTCGCCTTCAGGACGCCCTTCAGCAGTTCCGCCAGCACCTGGCTGGAGAAGATGCGCTTCAGCCCGGACAGCGGGTTCATGCGTTTTAAATCAAACTTGATCGACTTGCCGCTGAACAAAATGCCGCCCAGCAGCATCGGCGCGGCGATCGCCACCAGCACCAATCCCGCCATGATCGGCAGCAGCGCCCAGACCGCCTGGCGCAGCAGCATGCCCAGCTGACGCAGCATCTGTTTGTCGTTGCTGACCATGCCGTGGTCGAAATGCAGCCCCTGGGTCAACATCATCGCCAGCTGTTGCGCCATATTGCCGCCGGAGACCCAAACGATCGCCAGCCCGGCCACCAGCATCAGCACCGAGGTCAGCTCGCGCGAACGCGGGATCTGGCCATCTTCGCGCGCCTTTTCCAGCCTATGGGGCGTGGGGGCCTCGCTTTTTTCCAGATCGCTGTCTTCAGCCACGGGCCGTTCCTGTGCCGGGAGAGAATAGAATGGCGGTCAGCATGCCAAAAAAATGCCGATGTCATTGGCGGAACAGCGGGGAAAAAAGCGGGTTATTTATGGGATGACGAAGAAGAGCCGGCATTGCGCCGACATCGGGCATCTGGGGCGCAGCAGTCTGCGCCCCGCCAAGGGTCAAAAACCGAGGCTGTCGAGCAGATCGTCGACCTGCGCCTGGTTGGCTATCACGCCGGCGCCGTTTTGGTCCAGCTGCGGGCCGTTGAGCAGGCTGTCGTTCGGCCGCTTCTCTTTCACCGGCTGCTCCGGGATATTTTCCATCAGCACCATCAGCAGCTGCTTTTCTATCTCCTGCACCACGTCCATCATGCGCTTGATCACCTGGCCGGTCAGATCCTGGAAGTCCTGCGCCATCATGATTTCCAGCAGCTGCGCATTGGTAAAGGCGGTGTGATCCGGCACCCGATCCAGGTATTGCCGGGTGTCGGTGACCAGGACGCGCGCGTCGGCCAGATCGATCGGGTTGGCGAACCACGCATCCCAGCGGCCTTTCAGCGCCGTGGCGCCCGACTCCAGCTCCGCCTGACGCGGCTGCGCCGCCTCCACGCAGTTCAACGCCCGTTCCGCCGCCTGCGCCGTCATGGTTACCACATAATCAAGACGGTCGCGCGCATCCGGGATCGCCTCTGCCGCCTGGGCGATCGCCTGATCGAGCCCCAGTTCGCGCATGCTGTCGCGCAGCATGCGAGTCAGTTGGCCGATGCGGGAAATGATCTCTCCCGCGGTCGCTGCATCGCTGGCAGGCATTGGAATCTCTCTCATCGCCCTCTCCTTACATGCCCAGTTTTTCGAAAATCTTATTGAGCTTTTCTTCCAGCGTCGCCGCCGTAAAAGGTTTCACCACGTAACCGCTGGCGCCGGCCTGCGCCGCCGCGATAATGTTTTCTTTTTTGGCTTCCGCCGTCACCATCAGCACCGGCATGGCGGCCAGCGCACCGTCGGCGCGAATGGTCTGCAACAGCTCCAGGCCGTCCATGTTCGGCATGTTCCAGTCGGACACCACGAAGTCGAAGCCGCCGGCGCGCAGCTTGTTCAACGCATCCGCGCCGTCTTCCGCCTCTTCGACGTTGTTGAAGCCCAACTCTTTCAGCAAATTCCTGACGATGCGACGCATAGTGGAAAAATCGTCCACCACCAGAAATCTGAGATTCTTGTCTGCCATTGCTACTCCTGAAGTGTTTAACCGTTTAACTATTCAAAACAGCGGCCCGCCCTGCGGCGGCCGCTGGCCCTATGCCCGCAGGGTTCGCCCTGCGGTATAAAATCAAATGCGCAGCGCCTGCCCGCCGGCGATCTGCGCCAGCATCCGCAGGCTCATCTTGTCCAGCTCCACCACTTCGCTGACGCCGCCGCCGGCGATGGCTTCGCGCGGCATGCCGAACACCACGCAGCTGGCTTCGTTTTGCGCCAGGGTGCAGGCGCCGGCGCGGTGCATCTCGAGCATGCCGGCCGCGCCGTCGTTGCCCATGCCGGTGAGGATCACCCCCACCGCATTGCGGCCGGCGTACTGCGCCACCGAGCGGAACAGCACGTCCACCGACGGGCGGTGGCGGTTAACCGCCGGGCCGTCGTGCAGCTTGATCTGGTAATTGGCGCCGCTGCGCGTCAGCTCCAGGTGGCGGTCGCCCGGGGCGATGTAGGCATGGCCCGGCAACACCCGTTCGCCGTCTTCCGCCTCTTTCACCGTGATTTGGCACAGCTTGTTCAGCCGTTCGGCAAACGATCGGGTAAAGCCCGGCGGCATATGCTGCGTGATCAACAAGGCCGGGCTGGTGGCCGGCAGCGGCTGCAACACCTGGCGGATCGCCTCGGTGCCGCCGGTGGACGCGCCGATGGCGATCAGCTTTTCGCTGCTCAGCAGCGGCGCGTGGCTGAGGATCGCCGGCGCCGTGCTGACGGATCGCTGCGGCAGCCGCGCCTTGGCGGCGGTGCGGATCTTCTCGGCGATCAGCTCGCTGTAGGCCAGCATGCCTTCGCGAATGCCGAGCTGCGGCTTGGTGACGAAGTCCACCGCCCCCAGTTCCAGCGCACGCAGGGTGATCTCCGAACCCTTGCCGGTCAGCGACGACACCATCACCACCGGCATCGGCCGCAGGCGCATCAGCTTCTCGAGGAAGTCCAGCCCGTCCATGCGCGGCATCTCGACGTCCAGCGTCAGCACCTGCGGGTTAAACTTCTTGATCAGATCGCGCGCCACCAGCGGGTCCGGCGCGGTCGCCACCATCTCCATATCGGGATGTCCGTTGACAATCTCGGTCATCAGCTGCCGCATCAGGGCCGAATCGTCTACGCACAGTACTCTGATTTTGTTCATTACCTCTCCTTGGTCAGCCCATATACGGTTTGCCCACGCAGGTAGAAATCCCGGCTGATCTGGCTGAAGTTCTCGGAGTGGCCGGCGAACATCAACCCCCCCGGTTTAAGCAAGGGCACAAAGCGGCGCAGGATGCGCTCCTGCGTCGCTTTATCAAAATAGATCATGACGTTGCGGCAAAATATGGCGTCGAACTGCCCCGGCAGCGCCCACTCCGGCGCCAGCAGGTTCAGCGGCTGGAAGTTCACCCGCGCCGCCAGCTCCGGCCGCACCCGCACCAGCCCCTGATGCGGCCCGGTGCCGCGCAAAAAATAGCGCTGCATCTGCGCCGGCGTCAGGGTGCGCAAATCCTCCTGGCGATAAACCCCCGCCTCGGCCTTCTCCAACACCTGGGTATCGATGTCGCTGGCCCAAACCTGGCAGCCGGTCGCGCGTTGCCCCAGCGCTTCGCTGAGGGTGATGGCGATCGAGTACGGCTCTTCGCCGGTGGACGCCGCGGTGCTCCAGACGCTGTAGCCGTTGGGCCGTGAACGCGCATGTTCCGCCAGGATCGGGAAGTGGTGCGCCTCCCGGAAAAACGCCGTCAGGTTGGTGGTCAGCGCATTGATAAACGCTTGCCATTCGGCGCTGTTCGGGTCGCTCTCCAGCAGCGCCAGGTAGTCGCCGAAGTCATTCAGGCCCAGCAGCCGCAGGCGGCGCACCAGGCGGTTGTACACCATCTCGCGCTTGTGTTCCGCCAGCACGATGCCGGCGCGCTGATAAATCAGCTGGCTGATGCGGCGAAAATGCACGTCCGACAGCGGCAAACGCTGCACCATTTGCGTCAGCAACGACGCCGGGTCTCGATTTTGGGTTGAGGGCGCCTGCTTCATGCCTGCTCGCTCAGGTAAAACGGGTTGCTTATGCGCTTTGACAATCTGGGGCTTCCTTTACCACGGGTAAAACTGCGTCATGACTGTTACCTGGCGCGGCGACGTTGTCGTCCGCCAGACGGAATACCGACACCGCATCCGCCAGGGTGATCGCCTGGTCTTCAAGTGCGGTGGCGGCCGAGGCGGCCTCTTCCACCAGCGCGGCGTTCTGCTGAGTGACCTGATCCATCTGGGTGACCGCCTGCGTGACCTGTTCGATGCCGCGGCTCTGTTCATCCGAAGCCGAAGCGATTTCGCCCATGATGTCGGTCACCCGGGTTACCGAACGCACGATGTCCTGCATGGTGGCGCCCGAGTTTTCCACCAGCACCGATCCCTGCTTAACGCGGCTGACCGACTCGTCGATCAGGCCCTTGATTTCTTTCGCCGCCTGGGCGCTGCGGCTCGCCAGGTTGCGCACTTCACCGGCCACCACGGCGAAACCGCGGCCCTGCTCTCCGGCGCGCGCCGCTTCCACCGCCGCATTGAGCGCCAGAATATTGGTCTGGAAAGCGATAGCGTCGATCACGCTGGTGATGGCGCCGATCTTCTGCGAACTGTTGGCGATCTCATGCATGGTTGTCACTACGTCGCCGGCCAGCGCGCCGCCCCTGCCGGCGGTGGCCGAAGCGTCGCGCGCCAGCTGTGAAGCCTGCCGCGCATTGTCGGCGTTCTGTTTCACCGTGGCGGTCAGCTGTTCCATGCTGGCGGCGGTTTCCTCCAGCGAGGCGGCCTGCTGTTCGGTGCGCGAAGAGAGATCGTTATTGCCTTCAGAAATCTCCTGCAGGCCAATCAGTATCGACTCCGCGCCGTCGCGCACCGCACCGACGGTACCGATCAGCGACTGCTGCATGCGCTGCAGGCTGGCGAACAGTTGGCTGATTTCGTTGCGGCCATACACCTGGATCGGCGCGGCCAAATCGCCGGCGGCAATGCGGTCAAAATGGTTGCGCATGATGTTCAACGGCTGCACCAGCATGGTTCGCAGCCACCACATGGCGCTGCCGGTGACCACGATCAGCATCAGCACCGCGCCGCCCACCAGCCAGCCGGACAGCGTGAAGGAGAGCTGATTGGCGCTGTTGGCCTGGCCGACGTTGGCGTTCACCAGCTGCAGATACTGCACAAAATCGGCCTCAAACAGGTCCTGAGTTTTTTGCGTCGGCTGATCCATAAACGCCTGCAGGTTATCGTTTTCCAGGAAGCCAATCAGTTCGCGCAGCGCGCCGCGCAGGCGCTCATAGCTGGCCTGGGTGGCTGCGGTCAGCTGCTGTTCCTGCTCGCTGGTGCGCTCCACCGCCAGAAACTGATTGAAGTAGAGATCGGCTTTTTGCAGCGAACTGCGGGCATTGCCCATCAGCGCGTTCACCTGCTCCTGCGGCAACTTCAGCGCGGCGCGGGTGCCCGCCCGATTCAGGGTATTGCGCGCCTGCAGCAGCGATACCCAGCTCAGGCTGAGCGCGTCGCGCTGCTGGCTGCCGAGGGCAATAAGGTTAAGGTTGTGGTTATCGGATCGAAAAGCGGTGTAGGACAGGCCGCTGGTGGCCAACTGCATAACGCAAAAAGTCATCAACAACAGAAACAGACTGGTAGAGACGCGGATTCGGTTAAACACTGTGAACCTCCTTGCGGCCGGCCGGAAGCCCGCCTGCGTAGGGAAAGGGGCCTCTCCCTCAGAGAGGCCCAATATCGGTCAGAACGTTTCCCAGTTATCCTGCAGATCGCTGGCGTTCATTTTTTTATGATTAATGACCGGGGCTATCGCCGCCTTGCTGCCGACGGGCGCTTTGAAGTCGTCCGGCCCTTCCGCCTTCAGGCGGAACACCGCCACCGACTGGGTCAACATGCTGGCCTGTTCTTCCAGCGCCGCCGCCGCCGAGGCGGACTCTTCCACCAGCGAGGCGTTCTGCTGGGTGACGCGATCCATTTCCGCCACCGCCTGGCCGACCTGATCGATACCGCGGCTTTGTTCGTCCGACGCCGAGGCGATTTCGCCCATGATGTCGGTAACGCGGGTTACCGCATTGACGATATCGCCCATGGTTTCACCGGCGCTTTCCACCAGTACCGATCCCATATCGACGCGGCTGACCGAGTCTTCGATCAGGCCCTTGATCTCCTTCGCCGCCTGGGCGCTGCGGCTTGCCAGGTTGCGCACCTCGCCCGCCACCACCGCGAAACCGCGGCCCTGTTCACCGGCGCGCGCCGCTTCCACCGCCGCATTCAGCGCCAGAATGTTGGTCTGGAAGGCAATGCCGTCGATTACGCCGGTAATGTCGGCGATTTTCTGCGAGCTGCCGGCGATGTCGTGCATGGTCTGCACCACGTTGGCCACCACCTTGCCGCCCTTCTGCGCGGTTTCGGAGGCGCTCAGCGCCAGCTGCGAAGCCTGGCGGGCGTTTTCGGCGTTTTGTTTCACCGTGGCGGTCAGCTGCTCCATGCTGGCGGCGGTCTCTTCCAGCGAGGCGGCCTGCTGTTCGGTGCGCGAGGAGAGATCGTTATTGCCGGCGGCGATTTCCGATGCGCCGCTGTAGATGGCGTCGGCGCCCTGACGTACGCCGCTGACGGTTTCGATCAGTTCGCTCTGCATATGCTTCAGGCTGGCGGCCAGCACGCCCATCTCGTTGCGGCTGGTGACCGCAATCGGCTGGGTCAGGTCGCCGGCGGCAATCTGTTTGATGTGTTCGATCATGCGGTTCAGCGGGCGCACCAGAATGTGATGAATGCCGGTCCACACCAGCACGATCGCCGCCAGCACCACCAACAGCACCACCACCAGCGTCCAGATGGCCGAGGTGAACGAGCGGTTGCTGTCTTCCACCGCGCTCTGATACAGCCTGTCGTTTTGCGCCAGATAGGTGTTGTAGATTTCTTCGAAAGCGTCCTGATAGCTTTGCGTCGGCTGGTCGAAGAAGGCGTTGATCTTGCCTTCACCCAGCAGTTGGATCAGATCCGACAGCGCGCCGTGCAAGATGCCGTACTGCTGCTTCAGCTTCTCCGCCGACTGCGCATCCTGGCTCGGGTCAAGGGGGATTTTTTCGTAGGCGGCATAGTGCTGCTCCGCCACCGTGAGCATGCTTTTCGCCGAGGTCAGCAGCTCGCTGACGCTGGCGCCGCTGCCGATTTTGTTGGTGTCCATCATGTAACGGATACCGGCGCGGTTCAGCGTGTTGCGGGTCTGCAGCAGGTTGACCCAGCTTTCATTCAGCTCAGACTGCTGCTGGCGAATGGTCTGCAGCACGGCGAAATTTTCTTTGTCATTTTTCAGCGAGGAGAAAAAGAGCCCGCCTGAAACCAGCTGCAAGGCGCCAAATAACACCAGCACCAGCAACAGGCTGGTTACCACCTTCATACGATTAAACATGATTTCCCTTGTTGAAAGCCCGAGCAGACAGGCTTTGTGTATGTTGAATGACAGGGTTATCGGCGCGGCGCGGCAGAACTTTATGCGAGGGAGTCACTATTTTTGGTAGGGAGAACTAAAATGCCGGGGCCGGCAGGCCAGCCCCGGGAAACACCATCAGGCGCTTTTCGCCACGCTGTCGACCAGCGACATCTCTTCGCTGCTCAGCAGTTTTTCGATATCCACCAGGATCAGCATGCGTTCGCCGAGCGAACCGAGGCCGGTCAGGTATTCGGTCGCCAGGGTGACGGCGAATTCCGGCGCCGGGCGGATCTGTTCGGCGGTCAGCGACAGCACGTCGGAGACGCCGTCAACCACGATGCCCACCACCCGCTGGCCAAAGTTCAGCACGATCACGACGGTGTTTTCATCGTAGGAGACGCCCTGCTGCGCGAACTTCACCCGCAGATCGATAATCGGCACAATCACGCCGCGCAGGTTGGTGACCCCTTTGATAAACGCCGGGGTATTGGCGATGCGCGTGACCTGATCGTAACCGCGGATCTCCTGCACCTTGAGGATATCAATGCCGTACTCCTCATTGCCCAGGGTGAAAATCAGAAACTCCTGACCTACCGTTTCGCCAGCCAGCTTGCTGACGGTTGCCAATCCTGCCATCTTGTTCACCTTCTGAATCAATAGATTAATTATTATGCGGCGGCGTCCGTCAGACGCTTTTCACGGTTTAGGGTTTGCAGCGCCGAGACGTCGACAATCAGCGCCACGCTGCCGTCACCCAAAATGGTGGCGGCGGAAATGCCCGGCACCTTGCGGTAATTGCTTTCCAGGTTTTTCACCACCACCTGATGCTGGCCGATCAGCTGATCCACCAGCAGCGCATAGCGGCGGCCGGCGCTCTGCAAAATCACCACGATCCCCTGGGTGGCGTCGGTCTTGGCGCCTTCGACCTGGAACACCCGGTACAGCTCCACCAGCGGCAGATATTCGCCGCGCACCTGCAGCACCCGCTCGCCGCCGGCCAGCGGATGCAGGTCTTCGGCCTGCGGCTGCAGCGACTCCATCACCGCGTTCAGCGGCAGGATGAAGACCTCGTCGTTCACCTTGACCGACATGCCGTCGAGGATCGCCAGCGTCAACGGCAGCAGGATGCGAATCGCCGTGCCCTTGCCCGCCTGGGAATGGATCTCGACGTGGCCGCCCATTTCCTGGATGTTTCTTTTCACCACGTCCATGCCGACGCCGCGGCCGGAAACGTCGGTCACCTGTTCGGCGGTCGAGAAGCCCGGCGCGAAGATCAGCATGCCAACCTCTTCATCGCTCATGCTGTCGCTGACCGCCAGGCCTTGCGAGGCCGCCTTGGCGAGGATTTTCTCGCGGTTCAGCCCGGCGCCGTCGTCGGTGACTTCGATACAGATATTGCCGCCCTGATGCTCGGCCGACAGCACCAGGTTGCCGACCTCTGATTTGCCGGCGGCGACGCGGGTGGCGGGATCTTCGATGCCGTGATCCAGGCTGTTGCGCACCAGGTGCGTCAGCGGATCGATAATGCGTTCAATCAGGCTCTTGTCCAACTCGGTGGAACTGCCCTGCAGCGTCAGCTCCACCTGCTTGTTCAGCTTGCCGGCCAGATCGCGCACCAGGCGCGGGAAGCGGCTAAAGACGTATTCCATCGGCATCATGCGGATCGACATCACCGACTCCTGCAGGTCGCGCGCATTGCGTTCCAGCTGGCTCATGCTGTTCAGCAGATCGCCATGGTTGACCGGATCCAGGCTGCCGGAACGCTGCGCCAGCATCGACTGGGTGATCACCAGTTCGCCCACCAGATTGATCAGCTGGTCTACCTTTTCCACCGCCACGCGGATGCTGGTCGACTCGCTGGCCTTGGCGCGCGCTTTCGGCGCTTCGGCCGGGGCCGGTTTGGCGGCAGCGGCAGCGGCTTCGGCGATCGGCGCTGCCGCCGCTGCGGTCGCTGCAGGCGGCGCTTCGCTCTGCGGCGGGGTGGTGAAGTTGATTTGTTCCGGCTCCAGCACGAAGCACAGCACCGCGCTGATGTCATCCTCACTGGCCGAAGTCAGCAGCGTCACGTCCAGGCTGTTTTCGGTCTGATGCGGATCTTTCACTTCGCCCAGGTTGCCCAGTTCCTCCAGCATCAGCGGGATCTCGCCGGCCTTCAGGCCGGACAGGCTGATGCGCATGCCGCCTTCGATCGCCGCCGGTGCGGCGACGGCCAGCGGCGCCGCCGGTTGTGCTGCGGGAGCCTCCTGCTGCTGCGCTTCCAACGCAAGCTGGCGCAGCGCCTGACAGATATATTCGAAGCTCTCGGCATCGGGCTGTTGCGAGGTTTTGTAGGCGTCCAGTTGCTCCTGCATAATGTCTTTGGTTTCCAGAAACAGGTTGATAATCTCGGTGCTCAGGCTCATTTCCTGACGCCGCGCACCGTCCAGCAGGTTCTCCAGCAGGTGGGTGGTTTCCTGCAGCACCGAAAAACCAAAGGTCGCGGCGCCGCCTTTAATCGAGTGCGCCGCGCGAAAGATGGCGTTCAGCGGCTCGATATCCGGGGCCAGCGGATCCAGCTCCAGCAGGTGTTGCTCCATGTCTGCCAGCAGCTCGTCTGCTTCATCAAAAAAGGTCTGATAAAAAGCGCTAATGTCCATGCTCACGGGGTTACCTCTGGCGGTGAGTCGCTGTTAGTCGGTGCAGGCGCAGCCGCGGGCTGCTCCGGCGCGTAGCTGGCCGGGGCGGTCGCCGATGGCGCCAGCTGTTTCAGGCTGTCCGGCCGGGCGATGTCCAGCGCGTTACTTTCGGCGTTTTCATGTTCTATGCCCTGCTGCGTTTCCTTGTTCAGCACCAGCACGGTAATGCGGCGGTTGACGGCGTCGTCGGCGCCGTGCTGTTTCAGGCTCATGGTGGCGGCCATGCCCACCACCCGCAGCACCTTGCCTTCCGACAGGCCGCCGGCGATCAGCTCACGGCGCGAGGCATTGGCGCGATCGGCGGACAGCTCCCAGTTGCTGTAGCCGCGCTCGCCGCTGGCGTAGGGAATATCGTCGGTGTGGCCAGACAGGCTTATCTTGTTCGGCAGGTCGTTGAGGATCGGCGCAATAGCCCGCAGGATATCGCGCATGTAGCTTTCCACCTGCGCGCTGCCGGTCTTGAACATCGGGCGGTTCTGGCTGTCGATGATCTGAATGCGCAGGCCTTCATCCATCATGTTGATCAGCAAATGCGGGCGCAGCGCCTTCAGGCGCGGGTCCGACTCAATCAGTTCGTCCAGCTTCTCGCGCAGCTTGTTCAGCCGCAGCTCTTCGGCGCGTTTTTCCGGCGAGTCGACCTGCTGCTTCACCAGGCCTTCCTGCTGGGTCGGGTCGTCGCCGCCGCCCGGGATCGGGCTGCTTTCCGAACTGCTTTTGTCGCCGGCGGTCAGCGCCACCTTCAGCGGGGTGCGAAAATACTCGGCGATTTGCGTCAGCTCCTGCGGGCTGGCGATCGCCAGCAACCACATCACCAGGAAGAACGCCATCATGGCGGTCATAAAGTCGGCATAGGCTATTTTCCAGGAGCCACCGTGATGGCTGGCCTGGTGCGCCTTGCGTTTTCTGACCAAAACGACCGGGTGATTCTGTTTCATGCTTGCTCTTCTTCCGTCGCCTGCTGGGCCGGCGCTTTCACCCGGCGCACATGCTCTTCCAGCTCAACGAAAGAGGGACGCTCCGTGGTGTACAGCGTTTTACGGCCGAACTCGACCGCGATCTGCGGCGCATAGCCGTTCAGGCTGGACAACAGGGTGACCTTGATGCACTGCATCATCTTGACCGTCTCTGCGCTC is drawn from Serratia entomophila and contains these coding sequences:
- a CDS encoding methyl-accepting chemotaxis protein; amino-acid sequence: MFNRIRVSTSLFLLLMTFCVMQLATSGLSYTAFRSDNHNLNLIALGSQQRDALSLSWVSLLQARNTLNRAGTRAALKLPQEQVNALMGNARSSLQKADLYFNQFLAVERTSEQEQQLTAATQASYERLRGALRELIGFLENDNLQAFMDQPTQKTQDLFEADFVQYLQLVNANVGQANSANQLSFTLSGWLVGGAVLMLIVVTGSAMWWLRTMLVQPLNIMRNHFDRIAAGDLAAPIQVYGRNEISQLFASLQRMQQSLIGTVGAVRDGAESILIGLQEISEGNNDLSSRTEQQAASLEETAASMEQLTATVKQNADNARQASQLARDASATAGRGGALAGDVVTTMHEIANSSQKIGAITSVIDAIAFQTNILALNAAVEAARAGEQGRGFAVVAGEVRNLASRSAQAAKEIKGLIDESVSRVKQGSVLVENSGATMQDIVRSVTRVTDIMGEIASASDEQSRGIEQVTQAVTQMDQVTQQNAALVEEAASAATALEDQAITLADAVSVFRLADDNVAAPGNSHDAVLPVVKEAPDCQSA
- a CDS encoding methyl-accepting chemotaxis protein is translated as MFNRMKVVTSLLLVLVLFGALQLVSGGLFFSSLKNDKENFAVLQTIRQQQSELNESWVNLLQTRNTLNRAGIRYMMDTNKIGSGASVSELLTSAKSMLTVAEQHYAAYEKIPLDPSQDAQSAEKLKQQYGILHGALSDLIQLLGEGKINAFFDQPTQSYQDAFEEIYNTYLAQNDRLYQSAVEDSNRSFTSAIWTLVVVLLVVLAAIVLVWTGIHHILVRPLNRMIEHIKQIAAGDLTQPIAVTSRNEMGVLAASLKHMQSELIETVSGVRQGADAIYSGASEIAAGNNDLSSRTEQQAASLEETAASMEQLTATVKQNAENARQASQLALSASETAQKGGKVVANVVQTMHDIAGSSQKIADITGVIDGIAFQTNILALNAAVEAARAGEQGRGFAVVAGEVRNLASRSAQAAKEIKGLIEDSVSRVDMGSVLVESAGETMGDIVNAVTRVTDIMGEIASASDEQSRGIDQVGQAVAEMDRVTQQNASLVEESASAAAALEEQASMLTQSVAVFRLKAEGPDDFKAPVGSKAAIAPVINHKKMNASDLQDNWETF
- the motB gene encoding flagellar motor protein MotB, with amino-acid sequence MKQNHPVVLVRKRKAHQASHHGGSWKIAYADFMTAMMAFFLVMWLLAIASPQELTQIAEYFRTPLKVALTAGDKSSSESSPIPGGGDDPTQQEGLVKQQVDSPEKRAEELRLNKLREKLDELIESDPRLKALRPHLLINMMDEGLRIQIIDSQNRPMFKTGSAQVESYMRDILRAIAPILNDLPNKISLSGHTDDIPYASGERGYSNWELSADRANASRRELIAGGLSEGKVLRVVGMAATMSLKQHGADDAVNRRITVLVLNKETQQGIEHENAESNALDIARPDSLKQLAPSATAPASYAPEQPAAAPAPTNSDSPPEVTP
- the cheA gene encoding chemotaxis protein CheA, producing MSMDISAFYQTFFDEADELLADMEQHLLELDPLAPDIEPLNAIFRAAHSIKGGAATFGFSVLQETTHLLENLLDGARRQEMSLSTEIINLFLETKDIMQEQLDAYKTSQQPDAESFEYICQALRQLALEAQQQEAPAAQPAAPLAVAAPAAIEGGMRISLSGLKAGEIPLMLEELGNLGEVKDPHQTENSLDVTLLTSASEDDISAVLCFVLEPEQINFTTPPQSEAPPAATAAAAAPIAEAAAAAAKPAPAEAPKARAKASESTSIRVAVEKVDQLINLVGELVITQSMLAQRSGSLDPVNHGDLLNSMSQLERNARDLQESVMSIRMMPMEYVFSRFPRLVRDLAGKLNKQVELTLQGSSTELDKSLIERIIDPLTHLVRNSLDHGIEDPATRVAAGKSEVGNLVLSAEHQGGNICIEVTDDGAGLNREKILAKAASQGLAVSDSMSDEEVGMLIFAPGFSTAEQVTDVSGRGVGMDVVKRNIQEMGGHVEIHSQAGKGTAIRILLPLTLAILDGMSVKVNDEVFILPLNAVMESLQPQAEDLHPLAGGERVLQVRGEYLPLVELYRVFQVEGAKTDATQGIVVILQSAGRRYALLVDQLIGQHQVVVKNLESNYRKVPGISAATILGDGSVALIVDVSALQTLNREKRLTDAAA
- the cheW gene encoding chemotaxis protein CheW, producing the protein MAGLATVSKLAGETVGQEFLIFTLGNEEYGIDILKVQEIRGYDQVTRIANTPAFIKGVTNLRGVIVPIIDLRVKFAQQGVSYDENTVVIVLNFGQRVVGIVVDGVSDVLSLTAEQIRPAPEFAVTLATEYLTGLGSLGERMLILVDIEKLLSSEEMSLVDSVAKSA